One genomic window of Peromyscus maniculatus bairdii isolate BWxNUB_F1_BW_parent chromosome 2, HU_Pman_BW_mat_3.1, whole genome shotgun sequence includes the following:
- the Musk gene encoding muscle, skeletal receptor tyrosine-protein kinase isoform X1, translating into MRSIASFSTSQRDSKGYCAQYRGDVCGPVLAKDALVFFNTSYSDPEEAQELLIHTAWSELKAVSPRCRPAAEALLCQHLFQECGPGAVPTPMPVCREHCLAVKELFCAQEWLAMEGKTHRGLYSSGMHLLPVPDCSKLPSMHRDPMACTRLPYLAFPPITSSKPSVDIPNLPSSTSSFAVSPAYSMTVIISIMSSFALFALLTIMTLYCCRRRKEWKNKKRESTAVTLTTLPSELLLDRLHPNPMYQRMPLLLNPKLLSLEYPRNNIEYVRDIGEGAFGRVFQARAPGLLPYEPFTMVAVKMLKEEASADMQADFQREAALMAEFDNPNIVKLLGVCAVGKPMCLLFEYMAYGDLNEFLRSMSPHTMCSLSHSDLSTKARMSSPGPPPLSCAEQLCIARQVAAGMAYLSERKFVHRDLATRNCLVGENMVVKIADFGLSRNIYSADYYKANENDAIPIRWMPPESIFYNRYTTESDVWAYGVVLWEIFSYGLQPYYGMAHEEVIYYVRDGNILSCPDNCPLELYNLMRLCWSKLPSDRPSFCSIHRILQRMCERAEGTVGV; encoded by the exons ATGCGGTCCATCGCTTCTTTCAGTACATCCCAGAGAGACAGCAAAGGCTACTGCGCCCAGTACCGAGGGGACGTGTGCGGTCCCGTTCTGGCCAAAGACGCGCTTGTCTTTTTCAACACCTCCTACTCGGACCCCGAGGAGGCCCAAGAGCTGCTGATCCACACGGCGTGGAGTGAACTGAAGGCGGTGAGCCCACGGTGCCGGCCCGCCGCCGAGGCTTTGCTGTGCCAGCACCTCTTCCAGGAGTGCGGCCCTGGAGCCGTGCCCACTCCCATGCCCGTCTGCAG AGAGCACTGCTTGGCAGTAAAGGAGCTTTTCTGTGCACAAGAATGGCTGGCGATGGAAGGAAAGACCCACCGAGGACTCTACAGCTCGGGGATGCACCTCCTCCCGGTGCCAGACTGCAGCAAGCTTCCCAGCATGCACCGGGACCCCATGGCCTGCACAAGACTGCCATATTTAG CATTCCCACCAATCACGTCCTCCAAGCCAAGTGTGGACATTCCAAACCTGCCTTCCTCCACCTCGTCCTTCGCCGTCTCTCCCGCATACTCCATGACGGTCATCATCTCCATCATGTCCAGCTTTGCCCTCTTTGCTCTTCTTACCATCATGACTCTTTACTGCTGCCGAAGAAGGAAAGagtggaaaaataagaaaag AGAGTCAACAGCGGTGACCCTCACTACACTGCCTTCCGAGCTCTTACTGGACAGACTCCATCCCAACCCCATGTACCAGAGGATGCCGCTCCTTCTGAATCCCAAGTTGCTCAGCCTGGAGTATCCCAGGAATAACATTGAGTATGTCAGAGACATCGGAGAGGGAGCATTTGGAAGGGTCTTTCAAGCAAG GGCTCCTGGCTTACTGCCTTACGAACCTTTCACTATGGTGGCCGTGAAGATGCTTAAGGAGGAGGCCTCCGCGGACATGCAAGCAGACTTTCAGAGGGAGGCAGCCCTCATGGCCGAGTTTGACAACCCCAACATCGTGAAGCTCTTAG GTGTATGTGCAGTAGGAAAGCCCATGTGCCTGCTCTTTGAATACATGGCCTACGGTGACCTCAATGAGTTCCTCCGAAGCATGTCCCCTCACACCATGTGCAGCCTCAGCCACAGCGACCTGTCCACGAAGGCTCGGATGTCCAGTCCCGGTCCTCCACCCCTGTCCTGTGCGGAACAGCTCTGCATTGCCAGGCAAGTGGCAGCCGGCATGGCCTACCTGTCAGAGCGCAAGTTTGTCCACCGGGACTTAGCCACCAGGAACTGCCTGGTTGGGGAGAACATGGTGGTGAAAATTGCAGACTTTGGCCTCTCCAGGAACATCTACTCCGCAGATTACTACAAAGCTAATGAAAACGACGCCATCCCTATCCGTTGGATGCCACCCGAGTCCATCTTCTACAACCGCTACACCACGGAGTCGGATGTGTGGGCCTATGGTGTGGTCCTCTGGGAGATCTTCTCCTACGGCCTGCAGCCCTACTATGGCATGGCCCATGAGGAGGTCATTTACTATGTGAGAGATGGCAACATCCTCTCCTGCCCTGACAACTGCCCCTTGGAACTGTACAACCTCATGCGCCTGTGTTGGAGCAAGCTGCCATCCGACAGACCCAGCTTCTGCAGTATCCACCGGATCCTGCAGCGCATGTGCGAGAGAGCAGAGGGAACGGTGGGAGTCTAG